A segment of the Terriglobales bacterium genome:
GCGGTGGTAGAAGCAGGGCACGCGGGTGATGGGCGCGGTGAAGGTGAAGGGCCCCACCGCGGCGCCCTGCAATTCGACCAGGCCGATGGCGGCGCTGCGCACTTTGGCGGTGGGCGTGTCCATGATGAGGCGCTTGCGCTGCAGAGCGCGGAAGCCGCGGATGAACAGGTAGACGCCCAGCACGGCACCGATCATGGTGTAGATGAGGGGATCGCTGTCGCTCGAGGACAGCCAGGCAGCCAGGATGACCACGGCCAGATTCATGGTTCAGCGGCCGACCCAGCGGCCGTCTCGCGCCACAACTTGAGGGGAATCTGCGGGCATCATACCCCGGGGGCGGCCGGGCCGTAAATCCCCAGTCCCGGCCTCGGCGCCATCCCGCCCCGGCGCGAGGGCGTCATCCTGAGGTCCTTCAGGGCCGAAGGATCTCGCGCGCAGCTTCAGCACGATCGCTCCACGGGGAACGAGTCGGCGGCCGGACGCGCGCTCAGGATCTCGTCCGCCACCGCGATAGCGCGGTTCAGCTCGTCGTCGCTGGTGTAGAAGTGGGGAGCGAAGCGGACCCCGGCCCGGGGGCGCCAGTCCACCAGCACGCCGCGCTGGAGCAATTCGGCGCAGACTTCCTTGGAGCCGGGCATATCGAGGGAGACGGTGCCGCCGCGGCGCTCCGGGTCGCGCGGGGTGTTCACGCGCCAGCCGCGCGCGTCGGCCAGCGCCATCAGCCGCGCCGTCTGCCGTTGCGACTTTTCCCGGATGCGCTCCACCCCCGCCTCGGCCACGATCTTCAGTCCCGGGCGCGCAGCATAGAGCGCGGGTACGTTGGGAGTCCCGTTCATGAAGCGGTAGGGCGGCGCGGTGTAGCGCTGCGCGCCGACTTCGAAGGCGAAGGGCTCCTGGTGGGCCATCCATCCCGTCAGCCGGGGCTCGAGCCGCGCTCCCAGGTCGGGGCGGACGTACAGATAAGCCACGCCGGGGCCGCCGCACAGCCACTTCAATACTCCGCCGGTGGTGAAGTCCACGCCGAGCTTCCGCACGTCCACCGGCACCGTGCCCAGGGACTGGAAGGTGTCGAGCAGCACGTGCGCACCCACGCGGTGCGCCTTCTCCACGATGGCTTGGGCGTCCTGGATGTAGGCGCTGCGGAAGATCACGTGCGACATGGGCACCAGCAGGGTTTCCTCGTCGATGGCGTTGAGCATGCGCTCCAGCGGCACAGTGATGCCGTCGTCGGTCTTCACCATGTGCACGCGCGCGCCCCGCGCGCGCTGCGCCTCCCAGAAGTACATCACCGAGGGGAAGTTCATGTCGCTGTAGACGACCTTGTTGCGCCGGCCGCTGAAATCGAAGCAGGAGGCCACCACCGCCTGGCACAGAGTGACGTTCATGTGCACCGAGACCGAACCCGCGGGGGCGTTCATGAGCGCGCCGATCTGGTCGCCCACCTCCGCGGCCAGCGGCCACCACTCGTCCCAGGCGCGCACCCCGCGCGTGGCCCAGCCCTCGGCGTAGTCGCGCAGGGCGTCGTAGACCCCGCGCGGCATCGCCCCCAGGCTGTTGGAGATCATGTAGACGGTCTTCTCCAGGATGGGGAACTCGGGGCGGTAGCGGAGCAGGTCGTCGGGCATAGGCGAATTGTAATGGCGAAAGCGGAGAATTGAGTAATTGGGTGATCGGGG
Coding sequences within it:
- a CDS encoding aminotransferase class V-fold PLP-dependent enzyme; this translates as MPDDLLRYRPEFPILEKTVYMISNSLGAMPRGVYDALRDYAEGWATRGVRAWDEWWPLAAEVGDQIGALMNAPAGSVSVHMNVTLCQAVVASCFDFSGRRNKVVYSDMNFPSVMYFWEAQRARGARVHMVKTDDGITVPLERMLNAIDEETLLVPMSHVIFRSAYIQDAQAIVEKAHRVGAHVLLDTFQSLGTVPVDVRKLGVDFTTGGVLKWLCGGPGVAYLYVRPDLGARLEPRLTGWMAHQEPFAFEVGAQRYTAPPYRFMNGTPNVPALYAARPGLKIVAEAGVERIREKSQRQTARLMALADARGWRVNTPRDPERRGGTVSLDMPGSKEVCAELLQRGVLVDWRPRAGVRFAPHFYTSDDELNRAIAVADEILSARPAADSFPVERSC